Proteins encoded in a region of the Oncorhynchus clarkii lewisi isolate Uvic-CL-2024 chromosome 18, UVic_Ocla_1.0, whole genome shotgun sequence genome:
- the LOC139373520 gene encoding GTP-binding protein Rit1-like, protein MESLRGSGGLSREYKLVMLGEGGVGKSAIIMQFISHRFPEDHDPTIEDAYKTQIRIDDEPANLDILDTAGQAEFTAMRDQYMRAGEGFIISYSITDRRSLQEARQFKQLIDRVRRTANTPVVLVGNKSDLTHLRQVSVEEGKELAREFQCPFFETSAAFRYYIDEVFAALVRQIRQREAESVRGSERKTRRSQTFWSRMRSTFHKKQHSEH, encoded by the exons ATGGAGTCATTGCGAGGCTCCGGGGGCCTCTCCCGCGAGTACAAACTGGTGATGTtgggagaggggggagtggggAAGAGCG ctATTATAATGCAGTTTATCAGCCACAGGTTCCCTGAAGACCATGACCCCACCATAG AGGATGCATACAAGACACAGATCCGCATCGACGATGAACCTGCCAACCTGGACATACTGGACACAGCAGGACAG GCGGAGTTCACAGCCATGCGGGACCAGTACATGCGGGCGGGCGAGGGCTTCATCATCTCCTACTCCATCACAGATAGGCGGAGCTTACAGGAGGCGCGCCAGTTCAAGCAGCTCATTGACCGTGTGCGCCGCACCGCCAACACCCCCGTGGTACTGGTGGGCAACAAGTCTGACCTGACTCATCTACGACAG GTGTcagtagaggaagggaaggaacTGGCCCGGGAGTTCCAGTGCCCCTTCTTCGAGACCTCAGCAGCATTTCGCTACTACATCGACGAGGTATTTGCCGCCCTGGTCCGCCAGATTCGCCAGCGCGAGGCAGAATCGGTCCGCGGCAGCGAGAGGAAAACCAGGAGGAGCCAGACGTTCTGGAGCCGCATGCGCTCCACCTTCCACAAGAAACAGCACTCTgagcactga